In a genomic window of Accipiter gentilis chromosome 23, bAccGen1.1, whole genome shotgun sequence:
- the SLMAP gene encoding sarcolemmal membrane-associated protein isoform X29 codes for MENQARVKESDLSDTLSPSKEKSSDDTTDAQMDDQDLNEPIAKVALLKDELQGAQSETEAKQEIQQLHKELIEAQELARTSKQKCFELQALLEEERKAYRVQVEESNKQINVLQAQLRRLQEDIENLREEKENEISSTRDELVSAQNEILSLQQVAEKAASERDTDISALQDELQTVRAELELWRKDASDYEKEIVNLQASFQLRCQQCEDQQKEEATRLKGELEKLKAEWCALEAECVTLRKENTMLTSELQRQEKELSSSQKQSLALTSDISVLEMSRKELENQMGSLREKHQRDAASLKSQLSEAESQAKDVQKEYERTQTVLSELKAKYEMAEQENQSLTEELKQCKENLKLLQEKGNNRQWPWMPVMAALVAVTAVVLYPGLTRASP; via the exons ATGG AGAATCAAGCAAGAGTCAAAGAATCTGATTTGTCGGACACTCTTAgtccaagcaaagaaaaaagcagcGACGACACTACAG aTGCCCAAATGGATGACCAAGACCTAAATGAACCTATTGCTAAAGTAGCTCTTCTAAAAg ATGAATTGCAGGGTGCACAATCAGAGACTGAGGCTAAGCAAGAAATTCAGCAACTGCACAAGGAGCTGATTGAAGCCCAAGAGCTAGCTAGGACAAGTAAACAAAAATGCTTTGAACTGCAAG CGCTattggaagaggagagaaaagcgTATCGAGTGCAAGTTGAAGAATCTAACAAGCAAATAAATGTTCTGCAAg CTCAGTTGCGAAGGTTACAAGAAGATATTGAGAATCTTCGTGaggaaaaggagaatgaaattTCAAGCACTCGAGATGAACTAGTCAGTGCTCAAAATGAGATTCTGTCACTTCAACAAGTAGCAGAAAAGGCAGCATCGGAACGAGATACAGATATTTCTGCATTGCAAGACGAGCTGCAAACAGTGCGAGCGGAACTTGAACTCTGGCGGAAGGATGCCTCAGATTACGAAAAAGAAATTGTCAATCTGCAAGCGAGTTTTCAGCTCAGATGCCAGCAGTGTGAGGATCAGCAGAAGGAAGAGGCTACTCGCTTAAAAG GTGAACTTGAAAAGCTGAAGGCAGAGTGGTGTGCTCTGGAAGCTGAATGTGTTACACTAAGGAAGGAAAATACTATGCTTACATCTGAACTTCAGCGACAAGAGAAGGAGCTTTCTAG ctctcAGAAACAGAGTTTAGCGCTAACCAGCGATATAAGTGTTCTTGAAATGTCTCGAAAGGAACTTGAAAATCAAATGGGATCTTTGAGAGAAAAACATCAACGGGATGCAGCTAGTCTAAAAAGCCAACTCAGTGAAGCTGAGAGTCAAGCAAAAGATGTTCAGAAAGAG tATGAAAGAACGCAGACTGTGCTCTCGGAGCTGAAGGCAAAGTACGAGATGGCTGAACAAGAAAACCAGTCACTCACAGAAGAGCTCAAACAGTGTAAAGAAAACCTGAAGCTGctacaagaaaaaggaaacaac
- the SLMAP gene encoding sarcolemmal membrane-associated protein isoform X30: MDDQDLNEPIAKVALLKDELQGAQSETEAKQEIQQLHKELIEAQELARTSKQKCFELQALLEEERKAYRVQVEESNKQINVLQAQLRRLQEDIENLREEKENEISSTRDELVSAQNEILSLQQVAEKAASERDTDISALQDELQTVRAELELWRKDASDYEKEIVNLQASFQLRCQQCEDQQKEEATRLKGELEKLKAEWCALEAECVTLRKENTMLTSELQRQEKELSSSQKQSLALTSDISVLEMSRKELENQMGSLREKHQRDAASLKSQLSEAESQAKDVQKEYERTQTVLSELKAKYEMAEQENQSLTEELKQCKENLKLLQEKGNNRQWPWMPVMAALVAVTAVVLYPGLTRASP; the protein is encoded by the exons ATGGATGACCAAGACCTAAATGAACCTATTGCTAAAGTAGCTCTTCTAAAAg ATGAATTGCAGGGTGCACAATCAGAGACTGAGGCTAAGCAAGAAATTCAGCAACTGCACAAGGAGCTGATTGAAGCCCAAGAGCTAGCTAGGACAAGTAAACAAAAATGCTTTGAACTGCAAG CGCTattggaagaggagagaaaagcgTATCGAGTGCAAGTTGAAGAATCTAACAAGCAAATAAATGTTCTGCAAg CTCAGTTGCGAAGGTTACAAGAAGATATTGAGAATCTTCGTGaggaaaaggagaatgaaattTCAAGCACTCGAGATGAACTAGTCAGTGCTCAAAATGAGATTCTGTCACTTCAACAAGTAGCAGAAAAGGCAGCATCGGAACGAGATACAGATATTTCTGCATTGCAAGACGAGCTGCAAACAGTGCGAGCGGAACTTGAACTCTGGCGGAAGGATGCCTCAGATTACGAAAAAGAAATTGTCAATCTGCAAGCGAGTTTTCAGCTCAGATGCCAGCAGTGTGAGGATCAGCAGAAGGAAGAGGCTACTCGCTTAAAAG GTGAACTTGAAAAGCTGAAGGCAGAGTGGTGTGCTCTGGAAGCTGAATGTGTTACACTAAGGAAGGAAAATACTATGCTTACATCTGAACTTCAGCGACAAGAGAAGGAGCTTTCTAG ctctcAGAAACAGAGTTTAGCGCTAACCAGCGATATAAGTGTTCTTGAAATGTCTCGAAAGGAACTTGAAAATCAAATGGGATCTTTGAGAGAAAAACATCAACGGGATGCAGCTAGTCTAAAAAGCCAACTCAGTGAAGCTGAGAGTCAAGCAAAAGATGTTCAGAAAGAG tATGAAAGAACGCAGACTGTGCTCTCGGAGCTGAAGGCAAAGTACGAGATGGCTGAACAAGAAAACCAGTCACTCACAGAAGAGCTCAAACAGTGTAAAGAAAACCTGAAGCTGctacaagaaaaaggaaacaac